The following are encoded in a window of Massilia sp. R2A-15 genomic DNA:
- a CDS encoding ATP-binding cassette domain-containing protein yields the protein MSHAETIFQARGLVKRYGCVTALDGTDFDLRAGEILAVIGDNGAGKSSLIKALSGAVVPDEGEMKLDGQEVHFKSPIDARKHGIETVYQDLAVAPAMTIAENLFLGREILKPGRIARWLRIIDKKRMLTEAAAHMRDLKIGIRSMNQAVGTLSGGQRQGVAVARSTAFAKHVVILDEPTAALGVKEGNMVLELIRNVRDRGLPVILISHNMPHVFEIADRIHIQRLGKRVAVVNPHKISMSDTVAVMTGAKNPQDLPHEAHA from the coding sequence ATGAGCCATGCTGAAACCATCTTCCAGGCCCGCGGCCTGGTCAAGCGCTACGGCTGCGTCACCGCGCTCGACGGCACCGATTTCGACCTGCGCGCCGGCGAGATCCTGGCCGTCATCGGCGACAACGGCGCCGGCAAGTCCTCGCTGATCAAGGCGCTGTCGGGCGCCGTGGTGCCCGACGAAGGCGAGATGAAACTCGACGGCCAGGAAGTGCACTTCAAGTCGCCGATCGACGCCCGCAAGCACGGCATCGAAACGGTCTACCAGGACCTGGCGGTGGCGCCGGCGATGACGATTGCCGAAAACCTGTTCCTGGGCCGCGAGATCCTCAAGCCCGGCAGGATCGCCAGGTGGCTGCGCATCATCGACAAGAAGCGCATGCTGACGGAGGCGGCCGCCCACATGCGCGACCTGAAGATCGGCATCCGCTCGATGAACCAGGCGGTCGGCACCTTGTCCGGCGGCCAGCGCCAGGGTGTCGCGGTGGCGCGCAGCACTGCGTTCGCGAAGCACGTGGTGATCCTCGACGAGCCGACCGCCGCGCTGGGCGTCAAGGAAGGCAACATGGTGCTCGAACTGATCCGCAACGTGCGCGACCGCGGCCTGCCGGTGATCCTGATCAGCCACAACATGCCGCACGTGTTCGAGATCGCCGACCGCATCCATATCCAGCGGCTGGGCAAGCGCGTGGCGGTGGTCAACCCGCACAAGATCAGCATGTCCGACACGGTGGCGGTGATGACGGGCGCGAAGAACCCGCAGGACTTGCCGCACGAGGCCCATGCGTAG